The following proteins are encoded in a genomic region of Acetobacter oryzoeni:
- a CDS encoding transglycosylase SLT domain-containing protein has translation MTSRQISQHKRCSVAWRGKRLAHAAKGSVILGLLALLSACANQPSGDDITMPVAEEAARYRAHARSYYAPPGTAEDPWGPYIQEASKRFDVPDEWIRAVIQQESGGRLFHNGQLVTSGPGAMGLMQLMPPTYDEMRQAYNLGDDAFDPHDNIMAGTGYIRQLYDVYGSPGFLAAYNAGPGRLEDFLTRNRTLPRETRNYVASIGRRIVGISPTNRSQADLLVASHDSMAQSYQPIQSVGEVNSVKSAWAQRSGNSGAQPVQLAEVVGSDGDSATTSYTPEWQPVARKGRINGLTESPADVRAAWAQRLGSSETAASTAPVQVADASDPIPNPPEQPTAPARLVLGNTSSQRRMQMFPAAHAEPAPLLTHRTRSDESKTWAIQVGAFGTQSMAQSATGQARNRAALSGARAQIASVQAKTGKLYRARLTNLSHEEALDACRKLSGCVVISPGSRS, from the coding sequence ATGACATCCAGACAGATCAGCCAGCATAAGCGGTGTTCTGTGGCATGGCGAGGCAAAAGGCTGGCCCATGCTGCCAAAGGTTCAGTTATTCTGGGGCTTCTGGCCTTGCTTTCTGCCTGTGCAAATCAGCCCAGTGGGGATGATATTACCATGCCTGTGGCAGAAGAAGCCGCACGGTATCGGGCACATGCACGTTCCTATTACGCACCACCGGGCACGGCGGAAGATCCTTGGGGCCCCTATATTCAGGAAGCCTCAAAGCGCTTTGATGTGCCGGATGAATGGATACGCGCCGTTATTCAGCAGGAATCGGGTGGGCGGCTTTTCCATAATGGCCAGCTTGTTACATCCGGGCCGGGCGCTATGGGGCTGATGCAGTTAATGCCGCCTACATATGATGAAATGCGCCAAGCCTATAATCTGGGTGACGATGCGTTTGATCCGCATGATAATATCATGGCGGGCACAGGCTATATTCGCCAGTTGTATGATGTGTATGGTTCTCCGGGCTTTTTGGCGGCCTACAATGCAGGGCCCGGAAGGTTAGAAGATTTTCTAACGCGCAACCGCACTCTCCCGCGTGAAACCCGTAACTATGTTGCCTCTATTGGGCGCAGAATTGTTGGCATTTCACCCACCAATCGCTCTCAGGCAGATCTGCTGGTAGCCAGCCATGATAGCATGGCCCAATCTTACCAGCCCATTCAGTCTGTGGGGGAAGTGAACTCCGTTAAGTCCGCATGGGCGCAGCGGAGCGGAAATAGTGGTGCACAGCCCGTGCAATTGGCTGAAGTTGTGGGCAGTGATGGAGATTCTGCAACCACTTCTTACACGCCAGAATGGCAGCCGGTTGCCCGTAAGGGGCGCATTAACGGGCTGACAGAAAGCCCGGCAGATGTGCGTGCAGCTTGGGCGCAGCGGTTGGGATCTTCTGAAACAGCGGCTTCAACTGCGCCAGTGCAGGTGGCAGATGCGTCTGACCCCATTCCAAACCCGCCAGAACAACCTACGGCACCTGCGCGCCTTGTGTTGGGGAATACATCTTCCCAACGGCGCATGCAGATGTTTCCTGCCGCGCATGCAGAGCCAGCACCGTTATTGACGCATCGCACACGCAGCGATGAATCAAAAACATGGGCTATTCAGGTGGGGGCTTTTGGCACGCAGTCCATGGCGCAGAGTGCAACCGGGCAGGCCCGTAATCGGGCGGCTCTTTCTGGGGCCCGTGCGCAAATTGCAAGTGTTCAGGCCAAAACGGGCAAATTGTATCGGGCCCGGCTGACCAATCTTTCGCATGAGGAAGCATTGGATGCCTGCCGCAAGCTTAGCGGTTGTGTGGTAATTTCCCCCGGTTCCCGCTCATAA
- a CDS encoding ABC transporter ATP-binding protein, which yields MTGSSAPTSTKTTTESASISITDLSLSFPIFHGGARSLKKMLLKRGKSLLASARGLQTGGSVTLGQGETGTVYVEALRDVSLSIKAGERVGLIGHNGAGKSTLLRVMAGIYMPEAPNVHIQGKVAPLLDLLSGMNPQLTGRENISLFGHQKGFNSAQITQLEKDVEAFAQLDDFLDLPVRLYSTGMTIRLGFGLATSITPQILLMDEWFMAGDFHFQERAEKRLASVVDSTDILVITSHALGVLEKWCTRLIWMEHGQIRMDGPVESVMDAYCKESEQNARKDHS from the coding sequence ATGACAGGTTCTTCTGCGCCCACGAGCACAAAAACCACGACTGAATCTGCCTCCATCAGCATTACAGATCTTTCGCTCAGCTTTCCCATTTTCCATGGGGGCGCACGTTCACTTAAGAAAATGCTGCTCAAACGCGGCAAATCGCTGCTGGCCAGCGCACGTGGGCTTCAGACAGGCGGCTCCGTTACACTCGGGCAAGGTGAAACAGGCACTGTTTACGTAGAAGCACTCCGAGATGTTTCGCTCAGCATCAAAGCTGGGGAACGCGTGGGGCTTATCGGGCATAACGGTGCTGGTAAATCTACTTTGTTGCGTGTCATGGCAGGCATTTACATGCCAGAAGCGCCAAACGTGCATATTCAAGGCAAAGTAGCCCCGTTGCTGGACCTACTTTCTGGCATGAACCCACAACTTACAGGCAGAGAAAACATAAGCCTGTTTGGCCACCAGAAAGGCTTTAACTCTGCACAGATCACCCAACTGGAAAAAGACGTAGAAGCTTTTGCGCAGTTGGATGACTTTTTGGACTTGCCCGTAAGGCTTTACTCCACAGGCATGACTATTCGCCTGGGTTTTGGGCTTGCCACTTCCATTACCCCACAGATTCTTCTGATGGATGAATGGTTTATGGCAGGAGACTTCCACTTTCAGGAACGCGCTGAAAAGCGCTTGGCCTCTGTTGTAGATTCCACAGATATTCTGGTCATCACCTCACATGCGCTAGGTGTGCTGGAAAAATGGTGCACCCGGCTGATCTGGATGGAACATGGCCAGATACGGATGGATGGCCCAGTGGAATCCGTTATGGATGCATATTGCAAAGAATCTGAACAAAACGCCCGGAAAGATCATTCCTGA
- the pgeF gene encoding peptidoglycan editing factor PgeF: protein MTTTLSPLTSPLLGHTRHGFFTREGGVSTGPYASLNCSTKSGDSPQNLAENRRRVATHLGVQADHLLGVTQVHGRAVVTATAPWPPGSGAPADALVTNQPDIAIGVITADCAPVLFANAEGTIVGAAHAGWRGALAGILESTLEAMKALGANAESISAVVGPCIAQESYETAEDMHMAITSADKQAARFFAPGTRPGHYQFDLAGWCVFRLQQAGVRNAAALGVDTLSDEKRFFSHRRRTLAGGGQIGHQISAIATGPQNG, encoded by the coding sequence ATGACCACAACGCTCTCACCTCTCACCAGCCCTTTGCTTGGGCATACACGCCACGGATTTTTTACACGGGAAGGTGGTGTTTCCACCGGCCCCTATGCCAGCCTCAACTGTTCTACAAAATCTGGCGATAGCCCACAAAATCTGGCTGAAAATCGTAGGCGGGTTGCAACCCATCTGGGCGTTCAGGCAGATCACTTGTTAGGCGTTACACAAGTGCATGGCCGTGCCGTGGTCACCGCCACAGCACCTTGGCCACCCGGCTCTGGCGCACCAGCTGATGCGCTTGTCACCAATCAGCCTGATATCGCCATTGGTGTGATTACCGCAGACTGTGCGCCTGTGCTGTTTGCCAATGCAGAAGGCACCATTGTTGGCGCCGCCCATGCTGGCTGGCGCGGTGCCTTGGCTGGTATTTTGGAATCTACCTTGGAAGCCATGAAAGCCCTTGGCGCTAACGCTGAAAGTATTAGCGCTGTTGTTGGCCCCTGCATTGCTCAGGAAAGCTACGAAACGGCTGAAGACATGCACATGGCCATTACCTCGGCAGATAAACAGGCAGCACGCTTTTTTGCACCGGGCACACGCCCCGGCCATTATCAGTTTGATCTGGCTGGTTGGTGTGTTTTCAGGTTGCAGCAAGCTGGGGTGCGCAATGCTGCCGCATTAGGCGTTGATACACTCTCTGACGAAAAACGCTTTTTTAGCCATCGCCGCCGCACTTTGGCGGGTGGTGGACAAATTGGACACCAGATTTCAGCGATTGCTACGGGACCTCAGAACGGATGA
- the tkt gene encoding transketolase, whose translation MRVSLPTPVRAPAQMQGSGASSLDTLCINTIRALVMDTVQKANSGHPGAAMSMAPLTYTLWQNLLNYDPTNPLWPNRDRFVLSIGHASALLYSMIYLSGIRQVTNGKVTNAPALTTADLEQFRQLGSKTPGHPEHGHTTGVETTTGPLGAGCGNSVGMAMAEKWLAARFNQPGFDLFDHHVYTLCGDGDMMEGVSSEAASLAGHLQLGNLIWIYDSNRISIEGGTNIAFTENVAERFAAYGWQVLELKDANDTAAFTQLIAQAKAETNRPSIIIAHSVIAWGAPNKAGMASAHGEPLGAEEVRETKKFFGWPEDSSFLVPQEALQHMQDGLGARGAAASAAWNKLFASYHSSHPALAAELDAIFNGTLPEGWDADIPVYETSAKGEASRASSGTVLNAVAGRLPWLLGGSADLAPSTKTLLKGEKSFQPAQWGGSYAGRNFHFGVREHAMGAIVNGMALYGLRPYAAGFLIFSDYMKAPVRLSSIMGLPVTYIFTHDSIGVGEDGPTHQPIEQLVQLRATPGLLTLRPADANEVAEAWRFLIQHRNGPTALALSRQNLPTLDRTRYAPASGLTKGAYVLASSEQTPKVILIASGSEVALAVGAYEALSAEGIPARVVSMPSWELFEAQPQSYRESVLPAAVTGRVVVEAGSPIGWDRYAGPTGEIIAMRGFGASAPAGKLLEKFGFTPDAVLATAKRQAG comes from the coding sequence ATGCGCGTTTCTCTTCCCACTCCTGTTCGCGCACCTGCACAAATGCAGGGCAGTGGCGCATCCAGCCTTGATACGCTGTGCATCAACACCATTCGCGCACTTGTCATGGACACTGTGCAGAAGGCCAATTCTGGCCATCCGGGGGCGGCCATGTCCATGGCGCCGCTGACCTATACTCTATGGCAAAACCTTTTAAACTATGACCCGACCAACCCATTGTGGCCCAATCGGGATCGGTTCGTGCTTTCCATCGGGCATGCCTCTGCCCTGCTGTATTCCATGATTTATCTGTCTGGCATCCGGCAGGTGACTAACGGCAAGGTGACGAACGCTCCGGCCCTCACAACGGCTGATTTAGAACAGTTCCGCCAGCTTGGCTCCAAAACCCCAGGGCACCCTGAACATGGGCACACAACCGGCGTAGAGACTACAACCGGCCCACTGGGCGCTGGCTGTGGCAACTCCGTTGGCATGGCCATGGCAGAAAAATGGCTGGCTGCACGCTTTAATCAACCGGGTTTCGATCTGTTTGACCATCATGTTTACACCCTGTGTGGTGATGGTGACATGATGGAAGGTGTAAGCAGCGAAGCAGCATCCCTCGCCGGCCATCTCCAGCTTGGCAACCTGATCTGGATTTACGATTCCAACCGTATCTCCATTGAGGGCGGCACCAACATTGCATTTACAGAAAACGTGGCAGAACGCTTTGCCGCCTATGGTTGGCAGGTTCTGGAACTGAAGGATGCCAATGATACAGCAGCCTTCACTCAGCTAATCGCTCAAGCCAAGGCTGAAACCAACCGCCCCAGCATTATTATTGCACATTCGGTTATTGCATGGGGTGCGCCCAATAAGGCTGGCATGGCTTCCGCCCACGGGGAACCTTTGGGCGCAGAAGAAGTGCGTGAAACCAAAAAGTTTTTCGGCTGGCCAGAAGACAGCAGTTTCCTTGTTCCACAAGAAGCACTGCAACATATGCAGGATGGTTTAGGCGCCCGTGGGGCCGCCGCCAGTGCCGCATGGAACAAACTGTTTGCCAGTTACCATTCCTCACATCCGGCTTTGGCTGCAGAGTTGGACGCCATTTTCAATGGCACTCTGCCAGAAGGCTGGGATGCGGATATTCCGGTTTATGAAACCAGCGCAAAAGGTGAGGCCTCCCGCGCCAGTTCTGGCACCGTGCTTAACGCTGTAGCTGGCCGTTTGCCTTGGCTTCTGGGCGGATCTGCGGATCTGGCACCCTCCACCAAAACGCTGCTGAAGGGTGAAAAAAGCTTTCAGCCTGCTCAATGGGGGGGAAGCTATGCTGGGCGCAATTTCCACTTTGGGGTGCGCGAACATGCCATGGGGGCCATTGTAAATGGTATGGCCCTGTATGGCCTGCGCCCTTATGCAGCTGGCTTTCTGATTTTCTCGGATTACATGAAGGCCCCTGTCCGCCTTTCCTCCATTATGGGCCTGCCTGTCACTTATATCTTCACCCATGACTCCATCGGGGTGGGTGAAGATGGCCCCACACATCAGCCTATTGAACAGCTGGTGCAGTTGCGTGCTACGCCGGGCTTGCTAACGCTGCGCCCGGCCGATGCCAATGAAGTGGCCGAAGCATGGCGTTTTCTGATCCAGCATCGCAATGGCCCCACTGCCCTCGCCCTAAGCCGCCAGAATCTGCCTACGCTTGACCGCACCCGCTACGCGCCGGCTTCTGGCCTCACAAAAGGCGCTTATGTTCTTGCAAGCAGTGAGCAGACACCAAAGGTTATCCTGATTGCATCGGGCAGCGAAGTTGCTCTTGCCGTGGGCGCATATGAAGCCCTGAGCGCAGAAGGCATTCCGGCCCGCGTTGTTTCCATGCCCAGTTGGGAACTTTTTGAAGCTCAGCCACAATCTTACCGTGAGAGCGTGCTACCCGCCGCTGTAACAGGACGTGTGGTTGTAGAAGCAGGCTCACCCATTGGGTGGGACCGTTATGCTGGACCAACAGGTGAAATCATTGCCATGCGTGGCTTTGGTGCCTCGGCTCCAGCGGGCAAGCTGCTTGAAAAATTTGGTTTCACGCCAGATGCCGTGTTGGCAACAGCCAAGCGGCAGGCAGGCTAA
- a CDS encoding class I SAM-dependent methyltransferase produces MPSPLPPKAERLDIFMARANARYYATKPLLSDFITAPEISQVFGELLGAWATTVWQNMGCPAQVILAEAGPGRGTLMADALRLITRCAPDFARALDVHLIETSPLMRQAQKQALAPYVHPTWHDRIENLPSGPLILLGNEFLDALPIRQFVQTPSGWHERYVMDEAFHLVPCHAPALPDGRNLEPDTIVELCEPALEVARYLGQRFAAQPGAALFIDYGHHSTLTGDSLQALRHACPAQPLKAAGEADLTAHVDFTALAAVAQQAGGHVYGAETQGAFLRVLGLMERTEQLATRATTEEAAILRSAAHRLAAPEKMGHLFRVMALASPGLPSPPGFMKGADV; encoded by the coding sequence ATGCCTTCCCCCTTGCCTCCAAAAGCTGAAAGGCTGGATATATTTATGGCGCGCGCCAATGCGCGCTATTATGCAACCAAGCCTTTGCTTTCAGACTTTATTACTGCCCCTGAAATCTCTCAGGTTTTTGGAGAACTTCTGGGGGCTTGGGCTACCACGGTCTGGCAGAATATGGGCTGCCCTGCGCAGGTTATTCTTGCCGAAGCCGGGCCGGGCCGCGGCACACTTATGGCAGATGCACTACGCCTGATTACGCGTTGTGCCCCAGATTTTGCGCGTGCCCTTGATGTGCATCTGATAGAAACTTCCCCTCTTATGCGGCAAGCACAAAAGCAGGCTCTAGCCCCTTATGTGCACCCCACATGGCATGATCGGATAGAAAATCTTCCTTCTGGCCCGCTCATTCTATTGGGAAATGAATTTCTGGATGCCCTTCCCATTCGCCAGTTCGTGCAGACCCCTTCAGGCTGGCACGAACGCTACGTTATGGATGAGGCATTTCACCTTGTTCCATGCCATGCGCCAGCACTGCCAGATGGCAGAAATCTGGAACCAGACACTATTGTAGAGTTATGCGAACCCGCGCTGGAGGTTGCACGCTATCTGGGGCAACGTTTTGCAGCACAGCCAGGTGCGGCACTGTTTATTGATTACGGCCACCATTCCACCCTAACGGGTGATTCCCTACAGGCCTTACGCCATGCATGCCCAGCCCAGCCGCTAAAAGCCGCCGGAGAGGCCGATCTCACGGCGCATGTTGATTTCACCGCCCTTGCCGCAGTTGCCCAACAAGCAGGTGGCCATGTTTATGGCGCAGAAACGCAAGGTGCTTTTTTGCGCGTATTAGGCCTTATGGAACGCACCGAACAACTGGCCACACGTGCAACCACAGAAGAGGCTGCCATATTGCGCAGTGCCGCGCATCGGCTAGCCGCTCCTGAAAAAATGGGGCATCTGTTCCGTGTTATGGCCCTTGCCTCCCCCGGCCTGCCCTCACCTCCCGGCTTCATGAAAGGAGCGGACGTATGA
- the hisC gene encoding histidinol-phosphate transaminase encodes MSRFWSPLVHKLTPYVPGEQPKMTDLIKLNTNESPYGPSPRALEAIRAADNDTLRLYPDPEALALRTALGARVGLGPEYVFVGNGSDEVLAHAFQAFFAHGEPLLFPDVTYSFYHVYCGLYSLPFRTVPLTDDMQVNIADYAGPCSGVVVANPNAPTGIALSLAEVRQLLELQPDRVVLIDEAYVDFGAESAVSLIKDYPNLLVVQTFSKSRALAGLRVGFAFGQPELIEGLVRIKDSFNSYPLDRLAQVGATAAVEDEAWFASSVQKVVASRTALAEGLQKLGFDVLPSKANFVYTRHPNRNAVELATQLRERAIIVRHLRGERTAAWLRITVGTDQQCEKLLSALRDILCSNSL; translated from the coding sequence ATGAGTCGTTTCTGGAGCCCGCTTGTTCATAAGCTGACACCGTATGTGCCCGGTGAGCAGCCCAAAATGACCGATCTGATCAAGTTGAACACCAACGAATCGCCTTATGGCCCGTCTCCACGTGCGTTGGAGGCTATTCGTGCTGCGGATAATGACACATTACGCCTGTATCCCGATCCCGAAGCTTTGGCTTTGCGCACGGCTTTGGGCGCGCGTGTTGGGTTAGGGCCGGAATATGTGTTTGTAGGCAATGGTTCGGACGAGGTTCTGGCCCATGCTTTTCAGGCATTTTTTGCGCATGGTGAACCATTGCTGTTCCCGGATGTAACTTACAGCTTCTATCACGTGTATTGCGGCCTTTATTCCCTGCCGTTCCGTACGGTTCCGCTTACGGATGATATGCAGGTAAATATTGCAGATTACGCGGGCCCATGCAGTGGGGTTGTAGTGGCTAACCCGAATGCCCCCACAGGCATTGCCCTGAGCTTGGCAGAGGTGCGCCAGCTTCTGGAACTCCAGCCAGACCGCGTTGTGCTGATTGATGAAGCCTATGTGGATTTTGGTGCAGAAAGCGCTGTTTCCTTAATTAAGGACTATCCTAACCTTCTGGTCGTACAGACTTTCTCTAAATCACGCGCACTTGCTGGCTTGCGGGTTGGTTTTGCATTTGGGCAACCCGAACTGATTGAAGGTTTGGTGCGCATAAAGGATAGCTTTAATTCCTACCCGCTGGATCGTCTGGCGCAGGTCGGGGCAACGGCTGCGGTGGAAGATGAGGCGTGGTTTGCCTCCAGCGTGCAGAAGGTTGTTGCCAGCAGAACGGCATTGGCAGAAGGGCTGCAAAAACTCGGTTTTGATGTCTTGCCGTCCAAAGCCAATTTTGTTTACACTCGGCACCCGAACCGGAACGCAGTAGAACTGGCTACCCAACTCAGAGAGCGTGCCATTATTGTCAGGCACTTAAGGGGTGAGCGCACCGCTGCGTGGTTGCGCATTACGGTCGGCACAGATCAGCAGTGTGAAAAGTTGCTTTCAGCATTGCGGGATATTCTGTGCAGCAATTCGCTCTAA
- a CDS encoding ankyrin repeat domain-containing protein, translating into MTEVSSRTPSEQGTAAPATGGGAQGFTREQIEALFLNAAREGDADMLARFLQAGMDPNLRAEKGYTPLILASYNGHKDAVSVLLAHGAKPDLQDEKGATALAGVAFKGDMPIATMLLEAGAGVDIPNAVGRTPLIFAVMFGRDDMALLLLKAGANPTLRDGEGLNAIDLARRQGKPALEEALKAVAASLS; encoded by the coding sequence ATGACAGAAGTTTCTTCCCGGACTCCGTCCGAGCAGGGAACAGCCGCCCCGGCAACCGGTGGTGGCGCACAGGGCTTTACGCGTGAACAGATTGAAGCACTTTTCCTGAACGCGGCGCGTGAAGGGGATGCAGATATGCTGGCCCGCTTTTTACAGGCTGGAATGGACCCGAACCTAAGAGCTGAAAAAGGCTACACGCCGCTTATTTTGGCCTCTTACAATGGGCATAAGGACGCCGTGAGCGTGCTGCTGGCTCATGGTGCCAAGCCAGATTTGCAAGATGAAAAAGGGGCAACAGCGCTGGCTGGCGTGGCGTTTAAAGGCGATATGCCTATTGCCACCATGTTGCTGGAAGCTGGGGCAGGGGTGGATATTCCCAACGCTGTTGGGCGCACGCCTCTCATTTTTGCCGTGATGTTTGGGCGGGATGATATGGCTCTTTTGCTGCTGAAGGCCGGTGCCAACCCCACATTGCGCGATGGCGAAGGCCTAAATGCTATAGATCTGGCCCGTAGGCAGGGTAAGCCTGCACTTGAAGAAGCGCTGAAAGCAGTGGCCGCCAGCCTTTCCTGA
- a CDS encoding transporter, translating into MPNLPSAGALPDLLSEGGTLLRDGLVWAIFCRPGKEPVELGRDVVTQRLTTGSFPPELMQEDGWAWFHFDIVHTLSRAQIESIPSLPEEVRQVLTNLERSTRLESEGDIVFGALPAFDDTSTDDERNVSTWRFALEPDLLLTTRRHPIPALGVVYHELQRGLVPRSPAKVVDRALLEFADTLRRDFARLDDQLDRAEDVLLMLDRDTDLGRMSGLLGVARRRSTELRRVLAPVDRIFRDEELELPEWAEDDLRDRSQRQVHAALDDLLALQDRARSLQDELTSNQAEETNRRLYIVSVGTTLMLPATFVTGFFGMNTGGMFLSGGAWDTVIAGILCFGIMLGTWFVLKLTKLL; encoded by the coding sequence ATGCCCAACTTACCATCAGCCGGAGCTCTGCCTGATCTTCTTTCGGAAGGGGGCACCCTGTTGCGGGATGGCTTGGTGTGGGCCATTTTCTGCCGCCCAGGTAAAGAACCGGTGGAACTGGGGCGTGATGTTGTTACCCAGCGCCTGACAACTGGCAGCTTTCCCCCAGAGCTGATGCAGGAGGATGGGTGGGCCTGGTTCCATTTTGATATCGTCCATACCCTTTCTCGCGCGCAGATTGAAAGCATACCTTCGTTACCAGAAGAAGTGCGTCAGGTTCTGACCAATCTGGAACGCAGCACACGCCTGGAAAGTGAAGGCGATATTGTTTTTGGTGCGCTGCCAGCATTTGATGACACATCCACTGATGATGAAAGAAATGTGAGCACATGGCGGTTTGCGCTAGAGCCTGATCTGCTGCTGACCACACGCAGGCACCCCATTCCGGCATTGGGTGTGGTGTATCATGAGCTACAGCGCGGGCTTGTGCCTCGTTCTCCTGCCAAGGTGGTGGATAGAGCTCTTCTGGAATTTGCAGATACATTGCGGCGTGATTTTGCACGGCTGGATGATCAGTTAGACCGTGCAGAAGATGTGCTGCTGATGCTGGACCGAGATACCGATCTGGGCCGTATGAGCGGCCTGTTGGGTGTGGCTCGGCGTCGCTCTACAGAATTGCGCCGTGTTTTGGCGCCGGTAGATCGTATTTTTCGTGATGAAGAACTGGAGCTGCCGGAATGGGCTGAGGATGATTTGCGAGATCGTTCCCAGCGCCAAGTTCATGCGGCACTGGATGACCTTTTGGCCTTGCAGGACCGTGCGCGCTCTTTGCAGGACGAACTCACATCCAATCAGGCGGAAGAAACCAACCGCCGCCTGTATATCGTTTCTGTTGGTACAACTTTGATGCTGCCCGCCACGTTTGTAACCGGGTTTTTCGGCATGAACACGGGCGGCATGTTTTTGTCCGGCGGTGCGTGGGATACGGTTATTGCCGGTATTCTGTGCTTTGGCATTATGTTGGGCACATGGTTTGTGCTGAAGCTGACAAAGCTGCTTTAA
- a CDS encoding ABC transporter permease, with the protein MTATSGSSAQFSGSGLPTQPGRASRSRLVSACNDIAGGLRLWRLALSLGWLDIRLQFNGSRIGPFWLTLTTGVMVGSMGLIYSQLFHLVLHDYLPYLAISLILWQAGLSSLIQESCSTFTRAAETLRSVNMPYSVQAFRTMVRCGIMFGYNIIVPVVVFLILGVWPGLTMLLAIPAVAIWLANNVALCLLLGSACARFRDIPPIVGSILQIMFYVTPVIWEPKQLGNTTFWLYFNPFYALLEIVRRPFLGQAPEATLWMIAGGFSLILWILALFTFSRSRSRLAFWI; encoded by the coding sequence ATGACGGCCACATCCGGTTCTTCCGCGCAGTTTTCAGGGTCTGGGTTACCCACACAACCAGGCCGGGCTTCGCGCTCTCGCCTTGTTTCTGCCTGCAATGATATTGCGGGCGGGCTGCGCCTGTGGCGGCTGGCCCTTTCATTGGGCTGGCTAGATATCCGGCTGCAATTCAACGGGTCACGCATCGGCCCCTTCTGGCTCACACTCACTACAGGTGTCATGGTTGGCTCCATGGGGCTGATCTATTCTCAGCTCTTCCATCTGGTTCTGCACGATTACCTGCCATACTTGGCAATTTCGCTTATTCTATGGCAGGCGGGGCTTTCCTCTCTTATCCAGGAAAGTTGCTCTACCTTCACCCGTGCGGCAGAAACTCTGCGCTCGGTTAACATGCCATATTCCGTGCAGGCATTCCGCACTATGGTGCGGTGCGGGATTATGTTTGGTTACAACATCATCGTGCCTGTAGTGGTATTTTTGATATTGGGCGTGTGGCCCGGCCTTACAATGCTTTTGGCTATACCTGCCGTTGCAATATGGCTCGCTAACAACGTAGCACTTTGCCTATTGCTGGGCAGTGCCTGCGCCCGTTTTAGAGATATTCCCCCTATTGTGGGCAGTATTCTCCAGATTATGTTTTACGTCACCCCAGTAATCTGGGAGCCCAAACAGCTTGGGAACACAACTTTCTGGCTATACTTCAACCCATTTTACGCGTTGCTGGAAATTGTACGCCGCCCGTTTTTGGGGCAGGCTCCAGAAGCAACGCTATGGATGATTGCCGGAGGTTTCAGCCTCATTTTATGGATTCTGGCGCTCTTTACCTTCTCCCGCTCCCGTAGCAGACTGGCGTTCTGGATATGA
- a CDS encoding YnfA family protein, with protein MNTLIFLLRSFGIYLLAGFAEIAGCFAVWLWIKEGRSGWLTIPGLISLCVFALLLTRIDEESASRAYAAYGGIYITASLIWMRCVEGRTPDKWEITGALICLLGAGVILLAPRHG; from the coding sequence ATGAATACTCTTATTTTTCTGCTGCGTTCTTTCGGGATATATCTTCTTGCCGGTTTTGCCGAAATTGCAGGTTGCTTTGCTGTCTGGCTCTGGATCAAGGAAGGCCGCTCAGGCTGGCTGACTATCCCCGGCCTTATCAGCTTATGTGTGTTTGCCCTTTTGCTCACACGTATAGATGAAGAAAGCGCCAGCCGAGCCTATGCCGCTTATGGCGGCATTTACATTACGGCATCACTTATATGGATGCGCTGTGTAGAAGGCCGGACACCAGATAAATGGGAAATAACCGGAGCCCTTATCTGCCTGCTAGGTGCTGGCGTTATTCTGTTGGCCCCACGGCACGGATAA